The genomic window agaaACATGCAGCCAGTGGTATTTTAATCCTGTCTTTGGTTATAAAGTttacaaaaatcaaatcaaaacaaaaaattctgCGGAGGGGCATAGGAAATTCTATCTTTAACACTTCCCACATACCTTGCTGGTGTCATCCCATTTTAAAACTATGAATGTAGAAACATTAACAAGGAAAGTGAAAGGCAGGATTTTCATTACGGGTAAAAGGCTGAAATTCTATCCAGTTATCTTTGACTCCAAACAAGGGTTTGTTTTCTCCTAAAGGGTATAGATCACTCTTGAGAACCAAGGGGTTCGTGTTTATAATAACAGGCGGATCAAAAGCACTGCCCGCTCTTTCTCCAGCACTGATGACCAGCCTTCTCCAGCTTCACTGCCCTACACCTGCCACCGCATCCCTTCCcgttccctcctcccccttcctttatCATCAAAGCCTATTTCCTGGCTGGAAGGGTTCACTTTGGCAGTTTGCAAAGAGAGAGCACAGTTTTGTTCAAGAACTTGGCCCGACTCCCTTTGTAAGGCTCACCTCTCTacttgggaggaagggagattccATTCCGGAGGGTTAGTGATGTGTACgggtttgtgtgtgtatgtgtgtgtggtggtAAACTACACCCCTCCCTTCATCTCTGGGAAGGAGGATTTGACAGGGCGTGCTCTCTGAAATGTCACTGCAAACCTCAGGAGTTTAGGACAATTCAAAAAAAAGCAGGGTAAAATTTCCCTCTTAATCTCAGTAGCTGCAGATCCAGGCCCGAGGCAACAACTCCTTCTCTCCactccttgtttctttctttctcctttttccccccttttcagcAACAGCGGGAGTCGGAGAGGgagtgggtgtgggtgtgggagTGGGAGCAGGGAGTCCTTCCCCTCCCAGGGCGTCTCTCTTGGTCCTTCCCTTCCGTGGTGCGAATAGGTGGTATtccggggaggggaggggacggGGAGAGAAAGCAAAGGGGAGATGGTAGggggtttggggtggggggaagaggaaggtGGTGGGAAGAGGGCAGCAGCTTCAGCCTCAGCGGCAGCCACCCCCGCCCCTGCGGCTGCCCACGCCAGGATCTGCGTCACACGGGCCGTGTGTGGGAGGAAGACGGAGCAGCAGCAAATGTAGCAAGAGCGGAATCTCCCAATGTGACAGCTAGAGaggggggtggaggaggaggCGGAGGGGAGCGAGAGAgcgggagggagggagcgggtgggggaggggggtagcGGGGCgtgggggagggggtgggttGTGGCTGGCAGGCAGGCAAGGAGGGAGGCGCAGCTgcctctgctgctgctgccgctgccgctgccgcctgCTCCGCTCCGCTCCTCCGCGCACTCTGCCGCCAGCCCAGCGCCAGCGGTCCCTTAGAGCCGTCGGGGCGCGCGCGGGGAGCCGGGAAGCTGGGGAACCTCTGCGCCCCGTGCACGAAGAACAGAGCGCGCGCCCCGGGCCCGAGGGAGTCGGGGAGGAGGAGATAATGGGGGTGCATTAAAGAggtggagggggagaggagagaggctcCCACCACCTTCCCTCCCTTGATGGGAAAGGAGGAGTCTCCGCTGCTGCCGCTGCCTGGAGAGCGCTGGGGGAAAAGCGACTGGCACTAACTTCGGAGTTGGGGCAAGCtcggggagaaagaaaagagacagcTGCATCCTCTTGCAAAGTATGTATCTCACCCTCCTCTGCAGAGCATGTGTGTGCAAGCCATGACTCCCCCCATCCCCCTCCGAGATAAAAGATTCCCAAACATTACCCCCCCatgcccccttccccccccccccttccacctCCCAGATCCGCTCTTAGCTACTTGGTGGCAAAGAGTTTGCAGTCCGAGCCACTAGTTTGGCCCGGGAAGAGTGGGAGACTTACTTGACCGTGCGCCGGAGTTAAGTTTGTGGCTTTGGGGTTGCTCTGGGGAGAGAGTGGTAGTGGGGAtctgaaggaaagggaagaagcagaagaagagaaagTGGACATTGAGGAAAGATGGTCTCCTCAAACTCTGCCCCCCACCCCTCTCAGTTCAGTTTGCTGCCTAGGCTAAgttgatttcttcttctgctgctgctgctgctgctatagATTGCCGGAAGGAGAGGGCGTAATCCTGCCTGTGTGGGTGATTCCCAGAGAAAATCCAGAGCAAAAAGGGACCAGGGAAGAGGCGGCATGTACCGAGAGGTCCCCGCATTGTCTCTTTCTGCCCTTGGAAAGCCGGGAATGTGGAGCTCGGAACTCCGTGCATGGTTTCTAGCTAGGAAGAATCCCGTGCAAATGTGtatgtctttctctgtctatctgcCCCAGAGCGCTGCATAGCTAATGATTTGCAGTTCTAGATATATCCTGGCagtgcttttaaaaaaccctaaactTTGTGCAAGTGTGAGAAAGccttaccttttaaaaaaaaatttccaaacttGTTTTGGATTTTTCCTTCTACCAACTCTGGGAGGGAATTATAGTtttgattggaaaaaaaaattctaaactaATCTACACTTGCTGAAGCCATGCATACATATGCAAATACAAGTAGGACTTTTATGGACATGAAATCAAGTGTGTGATTTTATGTATCTTTAAGAACATAAATGCAATGTCCTGTTGGACTCTTTACCAAGCAAGTTTTTAGATGTGAAGCACATTTGGATGTACTTTAATCAGCCAAATTGGATAAAAGGCACAGAAAGCCTAACTTTTAGCTTTTTTAAACACCAGTATAGAGGAGGTTTTAAAGCAGATGATGACAGTTTCAACTCAATTTCAATTCAAGGACCCTTCTCTCATCTTACTAAATAAGGGTCCTTTAAAAAATTTGGATAGTtgccaatttaaatttttctacCCCAAAACTCATTTTGGGGGGAGTCTGGCATTATCAACAGGCTTATCCAGTTTACAGTCTGCAAACTTAGGAAGGACAAGTGTCAGAGAAATTCTCAGGACTTTACCCTGAAATTTTTTGGCAGCCCCTCCAGAGATAGTATTAGATTACAGAATTACAAATGGTTCGCTGGTAGTAAATGGTTAATTGCTTTGTTGGTTAAAGAAGTGTACACATACAAAATTACCTGATTAGATCTTAAGTCTCCTGACaatttataggttttttttttttgcataacagATTTCTAAAAACCTGCTGATTACCTACCTGTCAACTTTCCCCTTTGTGCCTGttcattttaaatagaaatatttgaagaaagggAGTTGCTTCTACTATTTGTGGGTGGAGGCTATTGTCTTCAACACTAAGAGAACTGCTTCTGGCAAAATAGAAGGGCTGGTAGAAGTGGATTTTGAATTCTAGGGCATCTCTTTCTGTACTTTATGAACAGAATTGTACCTCATTTCCTAGGTATTTTTGTATAAGTGGAAAAAGTATATTTCTAATTTGTTCCTTTGGGTTTATTACCATATAAATCGATTTCTTCTCCTATGCCTTTACTGTTTGCTGGCAAGGTCagcattcttttcctttgtatttgcaCTTAAGAGTACAGGATTCTAAAAGGAaataactccaaagaacttttgGAAGATTTCCTGTttgatttcttattctttgtACTACCTTCCTGGTAAAGGTAACAGTTATCTTTGTTAAATATCATCTTTCAGCCTTGGTGACCTTTTGTTGTATGTGACTGTATCAAGAATGATAAATCAAATTCAAAACCAATatatttgaagcattattttgaaTTGAAGGCTTCTGGAGTCCTCTTATTTTACCCATTAATTGCAGAAGGGATTCATATACCAAAAATCCTTTCCAGTACTACTACTGAGATAAAGGAATATAATGAGCATCTTAATCTAAAGACATAATTTGCTTTTAGTTTTACTTTGAAATGCTCAAAATTATTAGAACAATTAAGCAGTCACCTGTACTTCAGTTTTTAATCTTCCTCTCCTTTGCCTAGTAAATAAAAGCCATTACTCTTTAGATaagccttattttttttaaggaaagaaaccCTCACTAGATGTTATTCTTCTTGAGATGCTATTTAAAGAATACTAGTGGAGCATTTTAAAAACTATGCTTTAGCCATGAATATATTGGTTTATTAGTAGAGATTCTCTGGATTTATACTTTGAATGTTTTAGAGGAAGAAGTTATTTATCTGTACTAAGGGAAAAACAGCTTAGAGAATTTGTTGTATGACTTTAAATATGTAAAGAAAGaatatggagggagggaaaaagaaagtagGTCAGATTTTTGTGCCTGCTGACCCAGACAGTGTCCTAAGGCATAGGCCTTTTATCTTCTGTTATACTGATTGTTATGACaactgtatttatatatttaaaataaatacattttaaagatgCTTAAATGTAAAGATTTACTATATATGCTCTAGTATAGTGACAGTTTGGATTGgttatttatatgaaaattaaCATATTGGAAATCTTAGAAAGTTTAAGCCTTCTGCTCATTGGACTTTATATTTGCTGGGGAagtttatatattatacacacacacacatacacatatatgttacaTAATAAATACTCAGTCAGCACCCACTCAAGCATATAAGGAATGCTAGtctatttggatttatttttatcttaactaCTTCTTTCATTCTCTTGAGTAGTAGAGTTAGGAATAGTACAAGTATTGTATAAAATGCAAATTCCCTTCTTGATCTGACATATTCAGTTCCTCCTACCCTTAGTGAAGTACTAGAatttaatatgaatataataatggATCAAATAGGAAATTTGAGAAATTGGTGTGTGTAAAAAAAGGGAGTAGAAAACCTTATTCTGTAATTCATTTTCACTTAATACTATTCTGTTGTGTTTAGCTAAGCAGAAACACCCAAATTGCTTACTATTTTTTGGTGCATTTTCTTGTCCTTTATTTGGACAGAATTTTCAGTGTCTTTACAATGTGATATGGATTTTCTTTCAGTATTGTAAATGGCACGTACTTTTAATGTTTGGTATGGTAAAAGAGGTTTTAGctatagcattaaaaaaaagtgtgtgtgtgtgtgtgtgtgtgtgtgtgtgtgtgtgtgtgtgtgtgtgatcagaCCTGTTATTTTCTTGCTATGAGGTGTATCCATTGAGGGGACTGTCTCAATCAATGCAGGTTGATCCTTGTtcttcaatttatagtcttagaaactTGAATGTGAACATTGataggataaatgacttgcctaggttcacatagGAAGTTGTCagtggtaagatttgaacctaggtgttTCTGATTAGGAGGTTGGATTTCCATCCACTATGCCAAGCTGCCTCTCAGTCTACTATTTTGGACATAATAATTAGTCTGTGCAAAATAATTGTGTTCATCTAGTTAAACTAATTGTGTTATTTCCCCTGTTTTAGGTAACAATTTAATATCTTAttgcatatatgaatatataggggttttttccatttgaattagtttatttggtcaatttagaactaTAGGGCTTTTTAAAGGGATGTGGAAgaagtcattttaaaattcaaaccttttttttttagaaccacCAGAAAATGAGAATTCCTTCTATagaattttactatttatttcattAGAGATGCATGTTTAATTTTTCCTGGAATGTTAAACATTGTACTAACTTGTTTTTATAAGGAACACTAACAGTGTCAGAACCACTCCCTTTTACCAGTCTTTTCCTGGTGACTTTATTCCTTGGAgggttaaaataataatgaacctTGAAATTTTGAGGGCTACTTTTCTGTTTCATAGAACCTGTCAATTAATAAATGCAAGTAGCTTTCCAGTTTAGGGTGAGTAACAGAAATTCACTTGTGTAAATGAACCTTGAAATATATATTCCTATAGGATGAATGCTATAAAATGGTAGTTTGGTTTGGTAGTAGAAGGAATAATATTTGCCAAGCAGAGGGAATAGAGGATGTGTTAGACCAAATTCCAAACTAGATGGTACTTATCTTTATGTTCCTAAGGCCCTTTTTGCACCCATTTCTTTGGTTTTTCTAGGTACCCACTGATCTTATGCTCCCCACTGAAGAAGTCCATTCACATCTGCCTTATTCCCTTCTTCCACTTCCCCATTGGGCTCCAGGCTCCACAATAAATTTGCTTCTCTTGACCTGCCCTGAAAATGTCCATTCCTGTTGGGAAGAAGTCCATAGAAGTGGGGGGTTAGCAAGAAAACACTCTGTTCAAACAAATTCTTACTAGTATGTAAGAGCATCTTAACCCTGGATAAATAATctgattataataaaaaaaaaagatgcttatgAACCCAAATTAATCTGTAATTGGTGGAATTTTGAACAGTGTCACATGAGGAGTTATTTTTGGTTCTTGCCGAGTAAAGTCTGTCTTTAGGGTCAGCTCCTGATACTGTTTTtgacttttcataatttctccccttcccccacttttAGAAAATTCCATCTATTCAGCAAAACCTCCACATTGCATTGTGTTTATTTTTACAGTCACTACAGAGGCAGCAGCCACAGGGGCTCTGACCACAGGGGCTGTTTTGTGTAGATGGGCCATTTTTAAACTGGGTATTTGTAAATTGAGAATACCCTGGATTGGATGGCAAGTCTGAAGCTACAAAATGAAGAACATTCAGGATCACTTAATACTACTTTTAGctcctttttattatttgtatgcTGGGCTATTATTATCACCCAAATTGGAGGctaacatgttttgttttgttgtttgtttttttttatcagattttAGCTATATGctgttgttatttttaggaaaatgtGATTGGATCTATGATAATACCTTATCATATGAAGATTTATAGAATATCCTTTTGGGGAAGAGGATATGTTGAAGATAGAAAGATGCAAAGGGTGTGAGTAAGAAAACAGACTTAATCTACTTTAAGCTAATGATTTATTGA from Monodelphis domestica isolate mMonDom1 chromosome 4, mMonDom1.pri, whole genome shotgun sequence includes these protein-coding regions:
- the LOC130458966 gene encoding uncharacterized protein LOC130458966, with protein sequence MPSDFRFEHPPSEKSGALEVEISPLPLSPQSNPKATNLTPAHGQRSPGSGSSGDSSFPIKGGKVVGASLLSPSTSLMHPHYLLLPDSLGPGARALFFVHGAQRFPSFPAPRARPDGSKGPLALGWRQSARRSGAEQAAAAAAAAAEAAAPPSLPACQPQPTPSPTPRYPPPPPAPSLPLSRSPPPPPPPPSLAVTLGDSALATFAAAPSSSHTRPV